A genome region from Coprococcus phoceensis includes the following:
- a CDS encoding putative polysaccharide biosynthesis protein, giving the protein MSEKHTILKGTFILTATGFLSRFIGFFYRMFLSHTFGEESVGLYQLIFPIYALCFSLTTAGIEVALSRCVARKVALSRHKEARQLLYVGLFLSIALSTVTAAILQTNASAFSIYILGDIRCEPLLIAISYSLPFASVHSCICGYYLGRKQTKIPALAQLIEQIARVFSVYVIYMIALKKEQPVTILFAVIGLVIGEIVSSLFCIQCFTYGKVFARIHFILKNNFSHLKELLKLSVPLTANRILLNILQSIEAISIPIRLQQYGYTSSDALSAYGVLTGMALPCILFPSAITNAVSTMLLPTVTEIQTSNNWKQLKKLIQKVILYCFSLGFFCCILFLLFGNWIGTILFHSQLAGNFLLTLSWICPFLYANSTLISIINGLGNTTISFLINTFGLFIRIIGVIVFIPQIGLNGYLWGLLASQLSVSILSILYLSCHLKKREFAT; this is encoded by the coding sequence ATGTCTGAAAAACACACTATTTTGAAAGGTACATTCATTCTCACTGCCACTGGCTTTCTAAGCCGTTTCATTGGCTTTTTTTACCGTATGTTCTTAAGCCATACTTTCGGGGAGGAAAGCGTGGGACTCTACCAACTGATTTTCCCCATCTACGCACTTTGCTTTTCGCTCACCACAGCCGGAATCGAAGTTGCTCTTTCCCGGTGCGTCGCAAGAAAAGTAGCTCTTTCCAGACACAAAGAAGCAAGACAACTTTTGTATGTCGGGCTTTTCCTTTCCATTGCGCTCTCTACGGTCACCGCAGCTATATTACAGACAAATGCCTCTGCTTTTTCCATCTATATCCTTGGCGATATACGCTGTGAACCATTACTCATTGCGATCTCTTATTCGCTTCCTTTCGCATCTGTCCACAGTTGTATCTGCGGATACTATCTCGGGCGAAAGCAGACAAAAATTCCGGCACTCGCACAACTTATCGAACAAATTGCACGAGTCTTCAGTGTATATGTCATATATATGATTGCACTAAAAAAAGAGCAACCAGTCACAATACTGTTTGCGGTAATCGGTCTTGTCATTGGAGAAATCGTTTCTTCACTCTTTTGTATACAATGTTTTACATACGGAAAAGTCTTTGCCCGTATTCACTTTATCTTAAAAAACAATTTTTCTCACTTAAAAGAACTTCTAAAACTTTCCGTGCCTCTCACTGCCAACCGTATTCTTCTGAATATTTTACAGAGCATCGAGGCAATTTCCATTCCCATACGTTTACAACAGTATGGGTACACTTCCTCTGATGCACTCAGTGCCTATGGAGTTCTCACTGGAATGGCTTTGCCGTGTATTCTGTTTCCATCCGCAATTACAAACGCTGTCTCTACGATGCTTCTTCCTACAGTTACAGAGATTCAAACTTCAAACAACTGGAAACAGCTAAAGAAACTCATCCAAAAGGTTATACTTTATTGTTTTTCTCTTGGTTTTTTTTGCTGTATACTCTTTCTCCTATTCGGGAACTGGATTGGAACCATCTTATTCCACAGTCAGCTTGCCGGAAATTTTTTACTGACCCTTTCCTGGATTTGTCCATTTCTATATGCAAATTCTACGCTCATCAGTATCATAAACGGACTTGGAAATACAACAATCTCTTTTCTGATAAATACTTTTGGACTCTTCATACGCATTATCGGAGTGATTGTTTTTATCCCACAGATTGGATTGAATGGTTATCTTTGGGGACTCCTTGCAAGTCAACTTTCTGTCAGTATTCTAAGCATCCTGTATTTAAGCTGTCATTTAAAAAAACGAGAGTTTGCAACCTAA
- a CDS encoding phosphoglycerate kinase: MLNKKSVDDINVKGKRVLVRCDFNVPLIDGKITDENRLVAALPTIKKLIADGGKVILCSHLGKPKGEPKPELSLAPVAVRLSELLGQEVKFAADATVVGENSKAAVAAMNDGDVILLENTRYRAEETKNGEEFSKELASLCDVFVNDAFGTAHRAHCSNVGVTKYVDTAVVGYLMQKEIDFLGNAVNNPERPFVAILGGAKVSSKISVIENLLDKVDTLIIGGGMSYTFSKAMGGKVGISLLEEDYCDFALNMLKKAEEKGVKLLLPVDHVIADDFSNDANIQVVSRGEIPDGWEGLDIGPETAKLYAETVKTAKTVVWNGPMGCFEMPNFAKGTEAVAKALAETDAVTIIGGGDSAAAVNQLGYGDKMTHISTGGGASLEFLEGKELPGVAAANDK; the protein is encoded by the coding sequence ATGCTTAACAAAAAATCAGTAGATGATATCAATGTAAAAGGGAAAAGAGTTCTTGTAAGATGTGACTTTAATGTGCCATTGATTGATGGAAAAATCACAGATGAGAACCGTCTTGTAGCTGCTCTTCCTACAATTAAAAAATTAATTGCAGACGGTGGAAAGGTTATTCTTTGTTCACATCTTGGAAAACCAAAGGGAGAGCCAAAACCAGAATTATCATTGGCGCCAGTTGCAGTGAGATTATCTGAGTTATTGGGACAAGAAGTAAAATTTGCAGCAGATGCAACTGTTGTTGGTGAGAATTCGAAGGCTGCAGTAGCAGCAATGAATGACGGAGATGTTATCCTTCTTGAAAATACTCGTTACAGAGCAGAAGAAACAAAAAATGGAGAAGAATTCAGCAAAGAGTTAGCTTCTTTATGTGATGTATTTGTAAATGATGCATTTGGTACAGCTCACAGAGCACACTGCTCAAATGTAGGTGTTACGAAATATGTAGATACAGCGGTTGTTGGTTACCTGATGCAAAAAGAAATTGATTTCTTAGGAAATGCAGTAAATAATCCGGAAAGACCATTCGTTGCAATTTTGGGTGGAGCGAAAGTATCAAGCAAGATTTCTGTAATCGAAAACTTACTTGACAAAGTAGACACATTAATCATCGGCGGTGGAATGTCTTACACATTCAGCAAAGCTATGGGCGGAAAAGTAGGTATCTCTTTATTAGAAGAAGATTACTGTGATTTTGCTTTAAACATGTTGAAAAAAGCAGAAGAAAAAGGTGTAAAATTATTACTTCCAGTAGACCATGTTATTGCAGATGATTTCTCTAATGATGCAAATATTCAGGTTGTGAGCAGAGGAGAAATCCCGGATGGATGGGAAGGTCTTGATATCGGACCAGAGACAGCAAAATTGTATGCTGAAACTGTAAAAACAGCAAAAACAGTTGTATGGAATGGACCAATGGGATGCTTCGAGATGCCAAACTTTGCAAAAGGTACAGAGGCAGTAGCAAAAGCATTAGCAGAGACAGATGCAGTGACAATCATCGGTGGTGGAGATTCTGCAGCGGCAGTTAACCAATTAGGATACGGTGATAAGATGACACACATCTCTACAGGTGGCGGAGCTTCTCTTGAATTCTTAGAAGGTAAGGAGTTACCTGGGGTAGCAGCTGCTAACGATAAGTAA
- the tpiA gene encoding triose-phosphate isomerase, translating into MARRKIIAGNWKMNKTPSEAVALINELKPLVATEDADVVFCVPAISIIPAIEAAKGSNIEIGAENMYFEESGAYTGEIAPNMLTDVGVKYVIIGHSERREYFAETDETVNKKVKKAFEHGITPIVCCGETLTQREQGVTIDFIRQQIKIAFLDVTADQAKTAVIAYEPIWAIGTGKVATTEQAQEVCAAIRKCIGEIYDEATAEAIRIQYGGSVSAASAPELFAQADIDGGLVGGASLKPDFGKIVNYK; encoded by the coding sequence ATGGCAAGAAGAAAAATTATTGCAGGAAACTGGAAAATGAACAAAACTCCAAGTGAGGCAGTTGCGTTGATCAACGAATTAAAACCTTTAGTAGCTACAGAAGATGCGGACGTAGTATTTTGTGTACCGGCAATCAGCATTATTCCAGCAATCGAGGCGGCAAAAGGAAGCAACATCGAAATCGGTGCTGAAAATATGTACTTCGAAGAAAGTGGAGCATATACAGGAGAGATCGCACCAAATATGCTTACAGATGTTGGGGTAAAATATGTTATCATTGGACACTCTGAGAGACGTGAATATTTTGCAGAGACAGATGAGACTGTCAATAAAAAAGTAAAAAAAGCTTTTGAACACGGAATTACACCAATTGTTTGCTGTGGAGAGACATTAACACAGAGAGAACAGGGTGTTACGATTGATTTCATTCGTCAGCAGATTAAAATTGCTTTCTTAGATGTGACAGCAGATCAGGCTAAGACTGCGGTAATCGCTTACGAACCAATTTGGGCTATTGGAACAGGAAAAGTAGCTACAACAGAACAGGCACAGGAAGTTTGTGCAGCAATCCGTAAATGTATCGGAGAAATCTATGATGAAGCTACAGCAGAAGCTATCCGTATTCAGTACGGTGGTTCTGTTTCAGCCGCAAGCGCTCCAGAGTTATTTGCCCAGGCAGATATCGACGGTGGACTTGTTGGTGGAGCATCATTAAAACCAGATTTTGGAAAAATTGTAAATTACAAATAG
- the nifU gene encoding Fe-S cluster assembly scaffold protein NifU, protein MYTEKVMDHFQNPRNVGEIENASGVGTVGNAKCGDIMRIYLDIDDNQIIQDVKFKTFGCGAAVATSSMATELVKGKSIYDALQVTNKAVMEALDGLPPVKVHCSLLAEEAIHAALWDYAEKHGIKIEGLEKPKSDIHEDEEEEEEY, encoded by the coding sequence ATGTATACAGAAAAAGTAATGGATCATTTCCAAAACCCAAGAAACGTAGGAGAAATTGAAAACGCCAGTGGCGTTGGTACAGTAGGGAATGCAAAATGTGGAGATATTATGAGAATCTATCTTGACATTGATGATAACCAGATCATTCAAGATGTGAAATTCAAAACATTTGGCTGTGGAGCAGCTGTTGCTACAAGCAGTATGGCGACAGAACTTGTAAAAGGAAAAAGCATCTACGACGCACTTCAAGTCACAAACAAGGCGGTTATGGAAGCGCTGGACGGACTTCCGCCTGTAAAAGTACATTGTTCACTGCTTGCAGAGGAAGCAATCCATGCTGCGCTTTGGGATTATGCCGAAAAACACGGAATTAAGATTGAAGGTTTGGAAAAACCAAAATCAGATATTCATGAAGATGAAGAAGAGGAAGAAGAATACTAA
- the nifS gene encoding cysteine desulfurase NifS gives MDRLIYLDNAATTKTAPEVVEAMLPYFTENYGNPSSVYSFAAKNKDAITKQREIIADALGANANEIYFTAGGSESDNWALKATAEAYKNKGNHIITTKIEHHAILHTGDYLEKNGYEVTYLDVDENGVVKLEELKAAIRPTTILISVMYANNEIGTIQPIKEIGEIAHEHGILFHTDAVQAFGQVPINVDECHVDMLSASGHKLNGPKGIGFLYIRKGVKIRSFVHGGAQERKRRAGTENVPGIIGLGTAVERAVRTMKERTSKEIELRDHLIERVLAEIPYCRLNGHRTDRLPNNANFSFQFIEGESLLIMLDMKGICGSSGSACTSGSLDPSHVLLAIGLPHEIAHGSLRLTLSEETTKEEIDYVVDCLKEIVAQLRSMSPLYEDFVKKQK, from the coding sequence ATGGACAGACTTATTTATTTAGATAATGCGGCGACAACAAAAACAGCACCGGAAGTAGTAGAGGCGATGCTTCCGTATTTTACAGAAAATTATGGGAATCCATCCAGCGTTTACAGTTTTGCAGCAAAGAATAAGGATGCGATTACAAAACAACGCGAGATTATTGCAGACGCACTGGGTGCAAACGCAAATGAAATTTATTTTACTGCAGGCGGTTCCGAATCAGATAACTGGGCGCTGAAAGCAACAGCAGAGGCTTACAAAAATAAAGGAAATCATATTATCACAACAAAGATTGAACATCATGCAATTCTTCACACAGGCGATTACCTGGAGAAAAACGGATATGAAGTGACATATTTGGATGTGGATGAGAATGGCGTGGTAAAACTGGAAGAACTGAAAGCTGCAATCAGACCTACGACTATTTTAATTTCTGTGATGTATGCTAATAATGAGATTGGAACGATTCAGCCAATCAAAGAGATCGGTGAGATTGCACATGAACACGGAATTTTATTCCACACAGATGCGGTGCAGGCATTCGGGCAAGTACCGATTAATGTAGACGAATGTCACGTTGATATGCTGAGCGCAAGTGGACATAAGTTAAACGGTCCAAAAGGGATTGGATTTTTGTATATCCGAAAAGGAGTAAAGATCCGTTCTTTTGTGCACGGAGGAGCACAGGAAAGAAAACGTCGTGCAGGAACAGAGAACGTACCTGGAATTATCGGACTTGGAACAGCGGTTGAAAGAGCGGTGCGCACAATGAAAGAGCGTACATCGAAAGAGATTGAATTGAGAGATCATTTGATTGAACGTGTGCTTGCAGAGATTCCGTACTGCAGGCTGAATGGACATAGAACAGATCGCCTTCCGAACAATGCAAATTTCAGTTTTCAGTTTATTGAAGGGGAATCGCTTTTGATTATGCTCGATATGAAAGGAATTTGCGGTTCCAGTGGATCAGCCTGTACATCAGGGTCTTTGGATCCTTCGCATGTTCTTTTGGCAATCGGTTTGCCACACGAAATCGCACATGGATCGTTAAGACTGACGTTGAGCGAAGAGACAACAAAAGAAGAGATTGACTATGTGGTAGATTGTCTGAAAGAAATTGTGGCGCAACTTCGCAGCATGTCGCCACTGTATGAAGATTTTGTGAAAAAACAGAAATAA
- the gap gene encoding type I glyceraldehyde-3-phosphate dehydrogenase codes for MAVKVAINGFGRIGRLAFRQMFGAEGYEVVAINDLTSPKMLAHLLKYDSSQGKYALADKVTAGEDSITVDGKEIKIYAKANAEELPWGEIGVDVVLECTGFYTSKAKAEAHIKAGARKVVISAPAGNDLPTIVYNVNHDTLKPEDTVISAASCTTNCLAPMADALNKLATIKSGIMCTIHAYTGDQMTLDGPQRKGDLRRSRAAAVNIVPNSTGAAKAIGLVIPELNGKLIGSAQRVPTPTGSTTILTAVVEGNVTVDEINAAMKAAANESYGYNEDEIVSSDIVGMRYGSLFDATQTMALPLDNGTTEVQVVSWYDNENSYTSQMVRTIKYFSELA; via the coding sequence ATGGCAGTAAAAGTAGCGATTAATGGATTTGGACGTATTGGACGTCTTGCATTCAGACAAATGTTCGGAGCAGAAGGATATGAAGTAGTTGCAATCAACGACTTAACATCTCCAAAAATGTTAGCTCACTTATTAAAATACGATTCATCTCAGGGAAAATACGCTTTAGCTGATAAAGTAACAGCAGGTGAAGATTCTATCACAGTAGATGGAAAAGAAATCAAAATTTATGCAAAAGCAAACGCTGAAGAACTTCCATGGGGAGAAATCGGTGTTGACGTTGTATTAGAATGTACAGGATTCTATACATCAAAAGCAAAAGCAGAAGCTCATATCAAAGCAGGTGCAAGAAAAGTTGTTATCTCAGCTCCAGCAGGAAATGACCTTCCAACAATCGTTTACAATGTAAACCATGACACATTAAAACCAGAAGATACAGTAATTTCAGCAGCTTCTTGTACAACAAACTGCTTAGCACCAATGGCTGATGCATTGAACAAATTAGCTACAATCAAATCTGGTATCATGTGCACAATTCATGCTTACACAGGTGATCAGATGACACTTGATGGACCACAGAGAAAAGGTGATTTAAGAAGATCTCGTGCAGCAGCTGTTAATATCGTACCTAACAGCACAGGTGCAGCAAAAGCAATCGGTTTAGTTATTCCAGAATTAAACGGAAAATTAATCGGATCTGCTCAGCGTGTTCCAACACCAACAGGATCTACAACAATCTTAACAGCAGTTGTTGAAGGAAACGTAACAGTTGATGAAATCAATGCAGCTATGAAAGCAGCAGCTAACGAATCTTACGGATACAACGAAGATGAAATCGTTTCAAGCGATATCGTTGGTATGAGATATGGTTCTTTATTCGATGCTACACAGACAATGGCTCTTCCATTAGACAATGGTACAACAGAAGTACAGGTTGTTTCTTGGTATGACAATGAAAATTCTTACACAAGCCAGATGGTAAGAACAATCAAATACTTCTCTGAATTAGCATAA
- a CDS encoding NUDIX hydrolase, protein MRRVESIKQTTQNKFLNMYELDMESDTGKHSTYFVASRAKTIEELKIKTRENKADGVIIYSVYRDEKEKKEKLVLIRQYRCPLDDYIYEFPAGLVDEGEDFKMAGMRELKEETGLDFQPIDAADMYTKPYFTTIGMTDESCGTVYGYASGVPSKEGQEENEVIEIVLADKAEVRRILKEENVAIMCAYMLMHFLNTPEGHVFDFLQERI, encoded by the coding sequence ATGCGAAGAGTAGAAAGTATTAAGCAGACAACACAAAACAAGTTTTTGAACATGTACGAGCTAGATATGGAAAGTGATACAGGGAAGCACAGTACCTATTTTGTGGCATCCAGAGCAAAGACGATAGAAGAGTTGAAGATTAAGACAAGAGAAAACAAGGCAGATGGAGTGATTATATATAGTGTCTATCGAGATGAAAAAGAGAAAAAAGAAAAACTGGTCTTAATTCGTCAGTATAGATGTCCTTTGGATGATTATATCTATGAGTTTCCAGCGGGACTTGTGGATGAAGGGGAAGACTTTAAGATGGCTGGCATGAGGGAACTAAAAGAGGAGACCGGACTTGATTTTCAACCGATTGATGCGGCGGATATGTATACAAAGCCGTATTTTACGACGATCGGCATGACAGATGAATCTTGTGGGACTGTGTATGGATATGCGAGCGGAGTTCCTTCCAAAGAAGGGCAGGAGGAGAATGAGGTGATTGAGATTGTACTTGCAGATAAAGCGGAGGTGCGAAGAATCTTAAAGGAAGAGAATGTGGCAATTATGTGTGCATATATGCTCATGCATTTTTTAAATACACCAGAAGGACATGTATTTGATTTTTTACAGGAACGCATCTGA
- the gpmI gene encoding 2,3-bisphosphoglycerate-independent phosphoglycerate mutase — MSKKPTVLMILDGYGLNDKHEANAVFEGKTPVMDKLMAEYPFVKGNASGMAVGLPEGQMGNSEVGHLNMGAGRIVYQDLTKITKAIQDGDFFENEALLEACKNAKEHDSALHMFGLVSDGGVHSHNSHIYGLLELAKKQGLSKVYVHCFLDGRDTPPASGKDYVQELADKMKEIGVGEIASVMGRYYAMDRDNRWDRVELAYNAMVKGEGETAECGPCAVQASYDAEKTDEFVLPTVIVKDGAPVATIKENDSIIFFNFRPDRAREITRTFCDDNFEGFDRGERVKTTFVCFTEYDVTIENKLVAFHKTEITNTFGEFLAVNDMTQARIAETEKYAHVTFFFNGGVEEPNKGEDRILVKSPKVATYDLQPEMSAFEVCDKLVDAIKSEKYDVIIINFANPDMVGHTGVENAAIKAIEAVDSCVGRAVEAIKEVDGQMFICADHGNAEQLVDYETGEPFTAHTTNPVPFILVNADPAYKLREGGCLADIAPTLIELMGMEQPKEMTGTSLLVK; from the coding sequence ATGAGTAAGAAACCAACAGTTTTAATGATTCTTGATGGATATGGTCTGAATGATAAGCATGAGGCAAATGCGGTATTTGAAGGTAAGACACCTGTAATGGATAAATTGATGGCAGAGTATCCGTTTGTAAAAGGAAATGCCAGCGGTATGGCAGTGGGACTTCCGGAAGGTCAGATGGGAAACTCAGAAGTTGGCCATTTGAATATGGGAGCAGGTCGCATCGTATATCAGGATTTGACAAAAATTACAAAGGCAATTCAGGATGGAGATTTCTTTGAAAACGAGGCATTGTTAGAAGCATGCAAAAACGCAAAAGAGCACGATTCAGCGCTCCATATGTTCGGACTGGTTTCAGACGGTGGAGTACACAGCCACAACTCTCACATCTATGGATTGTTAGAACTTGCAAAAAAACAAGGGCTTTCAAAAGTTTATGTACACTGTTTCCTGGATGGACGTGATACACCGCCGGCATCTGGAAAAGACTATGTACAGGAATTAGCGGATAAGATGAAAGAAATCGGAGTAGGTGAGATTGCATCTGTAATGGGACGTTACTATGCGATGGACAGAGATAACAGATGGGATCGTGTAGAATTGGCATACAATGCAATGGTAAAAGGTGAAGGTGAGACTGCAGAGTGTGGACCATGCGCAGTTCAGGCGTCTTATGATGCAGAAAAAACAGATGAATTTGTGTTACCGACAGTGATTGTAAAAGATGGAGCGCCTGTTGCGACAATTAAAGAGAACGATTCTATCATCTTCTTCAACTTCAGACCGGACAGAGCAAGAGAAATCACAAGAACGTTCTGTGATGACAACTTTGAAGGATTTGACAGAGGAGAAAGAGTTAAGACAACATTTGTATGCTTTACAGAGTATGATGTGACAATTGAGAATAAATTAGTTGCTTTCCATAAGACGGAGATTACAAATACGTTTGGTGAGTTCCTTGCAGTAAACGATATGACACAGGCAAGAATCGCTGAGACAGAAAAATATGCACATGTTACATTCTTCTTCAACGGCGGTGTCGAAGAGCCAAATAAGGGAGAAGACCGTATCTTGGTGAAATCTCCAAAGGTTGCTACATATGACTTACAGCCTGAGATGAGCGCATTTGAAGTGTGCGACAAGTTAGTAGATGCAATCAAATCTGAGAAGTATGATGTGATCATTATCAACTTTGCAAATCCGGATATGGTAGGACACACTGGTGTAGAAAATGCAGCAATTAAGGCAATTGAAGCAGTGGACTCATGTGTGGGAAGAGCTGTTGAAGCAATCAAAGAAGTAGACGGACAGATGTTTATTTGTGCAGACCACGGAAATGCAGAGCAATTGGTGGACTATGAGACAGGAGAGCCATTTACAGCTCATACAACAAATCCGGTTCCGTTTATCTTAGTAAATGCAGATCCTGCATACAAATTAAGAGAAGGCGGATGTCTGGCAGATATTGCTCCGACATTGATTGAATTAATGGGAATGGAACAACCAAAAGAAATGACAGGAACATCACTTCTTGTGAAATAA
- the mnmA gene encoding tRNA 2-thiouridine(34) synthase MnmA: protein MEKKKVVVGMSGGVDSSVAAYLLKEEGYDVIGVTMQIWQDEDRAIQEENGGCCGLTAVDDARRVASDLGIPYYVMNFKKEFKENVIDYFVDEYLNGRTPNPCIACNRYVKWESLLKRSMDIGADYIATGHYARIEKLPNGRYSLRRSATLAKDQTYALYNLTQEQLKRTLMPVGAYAKEEVREIAEKIGLRVANKPDSQDICFVPDGNYAEFIEETIEKKIPEGNFVLSDGTVVGRHKGITHYTVGQRKGLGLSLGHPVFVLEIRPETNEVVIGSNEESLTYTLRANQLNFMSIEDLKEGEKIRVFAKIRYNHKGAWCEVERIGEDEVRCTFEEQQRAVTPGQAVVFYDGDYVLGGGTIIGE from the coding sequence ATGGAAAAGAAGAAAGTAGTTGTCGGGATGTCGGGCGGTGTAGACTCATCGGTTGCGGCGTATCTTTTAAAAGAAGAAGGATATGATGTGATTGGTGTGACGATGCAGATTTGGCAGGATGAAGACAGAGCCATACAGGAAGAAAATGGAGGATGCTGTGGCTTGACAGCGGTAGATGATGCCAGAAGAGTTGCGAGTGATCTGGGGATTCCTTATTATGTTATGAATTTTAAGAAGGAGTTCAAAGAAAATGTAATTGACTATTTTGTTGATGAATATTTAAATGGAAGGACACCAAATCCATGTATTGCATGTAACCGCTATGTGAAGTGGGAGTCGCTCCTGAAAAGAAGTATGGATATCGGAGCAGATTATATTGCAACAGGTCATTACGCCAGAATTGAAAAACTTCCCAATGGAAGATATAGCCTGAGACGTTCAGCCACACTTGCAAAGGATCAGACATATGCGCTTTACAATCTGACACAGGAGCAGTTGAAGAGAACACTGATGCCGGTCGGCGCTTATGCGAAAGAGGAAGTACGGGAAATTGCAGAAAAAATTGGGCTTCGAGTGGCGAACAAACCAGACAGTCAGGATATTTGTTTTGTGCCCGACGGAAATTATGCGGAATTTATCGAGGAGACAATTGAGAAAAAGATTCCGGAAGGAAATTTTGTGTTGTCGGATGGAACTGTTGTCGGAAGACATAAAGGAATTACCCATTACACAGTTGGACAGAGGAAGGGACTTGGTCTGTCGCTTGGACATCCTGTTTTTGTCTTGGAGATCCGCCCGGAGACGAATGAAGTTGTGATTGGCAGCAATGAGGAATCACTTACGTATACATTGCGGGCAAATCAATTGAATTTTATGTCCATTGAAGATCTGAAAGAGGGAGAGAAAATCCGTGTATTTGCCAAAATACGCTATAATCACAAAGGTGCTTGGTGCGAAGTGGAACGTATTGGAGAGGATGAGGTACGTTGTACATTTGAAGAACAGCAAAGGGCTGTGACACCGGGGCAGGCTGTTGTTTTTTACGATGGAGATTATGTTCTTGGCGGGGGTACGATTATAGGAGAATAG
- a CDS encoding histidinol-phosphatase HisJ family protein, whose amino-acid sequence MIKADFHMHTSFSSDSETMPEKMVEEAIRMGLKTICFTDHQDFDFPGEETLFLFDTDTYFRKMKKLREMYQDKIDIRIGVEIGLQPHLGNAYKEYVSSYPFDFVIGSVHVVNRMDPYYGEFFEDKTDAEAYRQAFLETLTDIRAIKDFDVLGHIDYIVRYGKEKEKYYSYTKFSDEIDEILKYLIAHGKGIELNTAGFKYGLGFCHPHPDILKRYCELGGEIITIGADGHKPEHIAYDFEKVAPILRECGFKYYTEFKERKPVFKHLP is encoded by the coding sequence ATGATAAAAGCAGATTTTCATATGCACACATCGTTTTCGTCTGATTCGGAGACGATGCCGGAAAAAATGGTTGAAGAGGCAATAAGAATGGGACTTAAGACAATCTGTTTTACGGATCATCAGGATTTTGACTTTCCGGGAGAAGAAACTCTCTTCTTATTTGATACTGATACCTATTTTCGGAAAATGAAAAAACTACGGGAAATGTATCAGGACAAGATTGATATTCGAATTGGTGTGGAGATTGGACTTCAACCGCATTTGGGGAATGCATATAAAGAGTATGTTTCGTCGTATCCGTTTGACTTTGTGATTGGATCTGTACACGTTGTGAATCGGATGGATCCGTATTACGGAGAGTTTTTTGAAGATAAGACAGATGCAGAAGCTTACCGTCAGGCATTTTTGGAGACACTGACGGACATTCGGGCAATTAAAGATTTTGATGTACTGGGACACATTGACTATATTGTCCGATACGGAAAAGAAAAAGAAAAATATTATTCTTATACAAAATTTTCGGATGAAATTGACGAAATTTTAAAATATTTGATCGCACATGGAAAAGGGATTGAACTCAATACAGCAGGGTTTAAATATGGATTGGGCTTTTGTCATCCGCATCCTGACATTTTAAAAAGATACTGTGAGCTTGGAGGAGAGATCATCACAATCGGGGCAGATGGACATAAGCCTGAACATATTGCATATGATTTTGAAAAGGTGGCTCCGATCCTGAGAGAATGTGGATTCAAATATTATACAGAATTTAAAGAAAGAAAGCCAGTTTTTAAGCATCTTCCATAA
- a CDS encoding RrF2 family transcriptional regulator: MKISTKGRYGLRALIDIAQYSEIEPVPISSISARQDISERYLEQLMALLKRAGLIKSIRGAGGGYVLAKDVSEISVGDVLRALEGNLEPVECAAFHEEESCEAAGGCVTKYVWKKINESINRTVDEIDLKQLVEESKQIQQNLTIQKNCNN; this comes from the coding sequence TTGAAAATATCAACAAAAGGGCGCTACGGTCTTCGTGCTTTGATTGATATTGCTCAATATAGTGAGATAGAGCCCGTTCCAATCAGCAGTATTTCGGCGAGACAGGACATATCCGAGCGATATTTGGAGCAGCTGATGGCTTTGCTGAAGAGAGCCGGATTGATTAAAAGCATACGGGGAGCCGGCGGAGGCTATGTGCTTGCGAAAGATGTCAGTGAGATTTCAGTCGGAGATGTATTAAGAGCGTTGGAAGGAAATTTGGAGCCGGTAGAGTGTGCGGCTTTTCACGAAGAAGAATCATGCGAGGCAGCAGGAGGCTGTGTCACAAAGTATGTTTGGAAGAAGATCAATGAAAGCATTAATCGAACAGTCGATGAGATTGATTTAAAGCAGCTCGTAGAAGAAAGTAAGCAGATTCAACAGAATTTGACCATACAGAAAAATTGCAATAATTAG